GTGGATCGCGCACTCTTCCGAGTTTCGGGCGGTCGCTGGAAGCTCAGCGCGCCCATGATCCCGTCTCTTGTGCTTTTTGTGACCGGTGCGAAGTCGGGCATCCGTCGGGAGATTCCGCTCATGTGTTTTCCGCAACACGACGGGTCGTGGTTCATCGCCGGCAGCAACTTCGGAAGTGAACGACACCCGGCCTGGAGCACCAATCTCATCGCCAACCCGGACGCGGAGGTGCACTACCGTCGATCTCTCCAGCCCGTTCGCGCGCGACTGCTGAGCGCGCAGGAACGCGAGGCGGTGTGGCCGGAGCTCGAGGTGCAGTGGCCGCACTACCGCGACTACGAGAAGACAGCTCATCGGGACATCCGTATCTTCCATCTGGAGCCGCGCTGATGCCGGGCGCGTTACCCCTCGGCGAGCCGGCCCCGCGCGACGGATCGCTGCCAGAGTCCGTTGCTGTGGGGTCGGATGCTCGGCAGTTCGGTGTCTACGTGCATGTTCCGTTTTGCCGGGTGCGATGTGGCTACTGCGATTTCAACACCTACACGGGCGAGGAGTTGCGGGGAGCACGAAGGGAGGACTACGCCTCCGAGGCTCTCGCCGAGATGCATCTGGCGGCGGGAGTCCTGGAGCGTGCGGGTGTTGCACGACGCACGGCATCCACGGTGTTTTTCGGTGGCGGAACGCCGACGCTGCTCCCCGCGCACGATCTGGTCCGCATGCTCGACGGCGTCCGCCAGGAGTGGGGGATCGACGACGCTGCGGAGGTCACGACCGAGGCGAACCCCGACTCGGTGGATTTGGCGTATCTCGAGCAGCTGGCGGCCGGCGGTTTCACGCGTGTGTCGTTCGGTATGCAGTCGGCGGTGCCCCACGTGCTGGAAACCCTCGATCGCACCCACGACCCCGACCGCATCCCGCTCGTTGTGCAGTGGGCTCGGCAGGCTGGGCTGGATGTTTCGCTCGATCTCATCTACGGAACACCGGGGGAGTCAATCGACGACTGGCGCACCTCCCTCGAGTCCGCCCTCGCGCAGCGCCCCGACCACCTGTCCGCCTACGCGCTCATCATCGAAGACGGCACGAAGCTCGCGGCCCAGATTCGTCGTGGTGTCGTAGCGTCCCCCGACGACGACCTTCAGGCCGACATGTACGAACTCGCGGATGCCATGCTGGGCGCGGCCGGCTACGCGTGGTACGAGGTCTCGAACTGGAGCGCGGGCCCCGGCCACGAGTCACGCCACAACTTGGCGTACTGGCAGGGCCAGGACTGGTGGGGTGTCGGCCCCGGGTCACACAGCCACGTTGGCGGTGTGCGATGGTGGAACGTCAAACATCCCGCTGCCTATGCCGACAGGATCGCGGCAGGAGAGTCTCCAGCGGCGGGCCGCGAAGTCCTCGACGGCGAGACTCGGTACCTGGAGGACGTCCTGCTTGCTTCGCGAATTCGTGACGGTCTGTCGATCGATCGGCTCGAGTCGTCTTCGCGCGCTGCCGTCGCAGGGCTCATCGCGGATGGGCTCATCGACGGGGCGGCGGCGATCGCCGGGCGTATCACCCTGACGCTCGCCGGCCGCCTGCTCGCCGATGCCGTGGTGCGTCGATTGACGCAGTAGGCGTCAGCTGACGAACTTGATGGCGAGCGGGTACACGTACGGGCGACCCTGATTCGCGGCGATCGCTGCGATGATGCCGAACACGATCGTGGCGATCCATGCGGCCAATAGCAGCAGCAGCCCAACGAGGATGAGCGAGAGCACCCACCCGGCGACGTAGGCGATCACGATCGTGATCTGGAAGTTCAGTGCGGTCGCGGTGTGCTCGCGAATGAACGGCCCACGATCCTTCAGGAGCAGGTACCCGATGAGCGCGGGAAGGAAACCGAAAAGGATGCCACCGATGTGTATGAGGGTGGCCCAGAGTTTTTCATCGCTCGGGCTCAGCGGCTGAACGGTCTGGTAGGGGTTGGCGGGCGGCGGTGGAGGCGTGATGTCGGACATGCCGCCATTAAAGCAAGGTGCCCGGTGTCATCGACACCGGGCACGCCACGTGGGCGACTACTTGATGAGGCGAATCGCGAACGGGTAGCGGTAGCTTCCGCCAGCGTTGACCTTCGTGAACGCGATGATCGAGAAGATGATCGACACAACCCACGCTGCCAAGGAGATCAGCGTGCCGATGAGGATGATCGAGAGGATCGCACCCACCACGTAGGCGAAGAGGATCGTGATCTGGAAGTTGAGCGCTTCCTTGGCCTCGACGTTGGTGACCGGTCCGCGGTCCTTGAACACGAGCCAGATGATGAGAGCCGGCAGGAAGCCGAGGATGCCACCGAGGTGAGCGAAGGATGCCCACTGCTTGTCCTCGGCCGGGGTCAGCGGCGCGGCCGGGGTGGGGGCAGCGGGGGGAGGAGTCTGGGTCATGGCGGATTCGTGCCTTTCCTGAGAAGGGGGTGTGAGCACACGGTAGCGGTCTTGGCCGCGCGCGTGCAACGATCCGAGCCGGAGTCGGCGGTACAATTGGCAGTCCGAGAAGTCGAGTGCCAGGAGGCGGTGACATGGTTTCCGAACGCGGTCTCGAAGTTTTGCGTGTCATCGTGCAGGACTACGTGGCCTCGCGCGAGCCCGTCGGATCGAAGTCGATTGTCGATCGGCACTCGTTCGGCGTATCCGCAGCGACGATTCGCAACGACATGGCGCTCCTCGAGGACGAGGAACTCATTTCCGCGCCTCACACCTCGTCCGGCCGTGTGCCCACCGACAAGGGATACCGAGTCTTCGTCGATCAGCTTGCCGATGTGCGACCGCTCACAAGTGCGCAGCGGCATGCGATCGAGACCTTTCTTGGCCAGTCCGCCGATCTCGATGATGTGCTGGCGCGCACCGTGCGTCTGCTCTCGCAACTGACCAATCAGGTCGCGCTCGTGCAATATCCGTCGCTCGCGACCTCACGCATCCGGCACATTGAGATCGTTCAGTTGACGCCATCCCGCGTCATGAGTGTTCTCATCACCGACTCGGGCCGCGTCGAGCAGCGCCTGCTCGACCTTTCGGCACCGATGCCGGAGGACGACCTCGTCGGCCTTCGTTCGCGTCTCAACTCCGTGCTCGTGGGCCTTGCGCTTCCGGATGCCGCGGCCAAACTCTCTGCCCTCGCCGAGGATTACCCCGCCGACCGCCGCACTCTCGTGTCCGAGGTCACCACGAGCCTCGTCGAGCAGGTCCTCGCCAACAGGCAGGACAAGCTCGTCATGGCGGGAGCTGCGAACCTCGCTCGCACCGAGCAGGACTTCACGGGCAGCATCTACCCGGTCCTCGAGGCGATCGAGGAACAGGTCACGCTTCTTCGCCTTTTCGGCGAAATGGAGGTAGATGCGGGCGGTGTATCGGCGAGGATCGGACGCGAGAACGAGGGCTTCGGCCTCGCCGAGACGTCGGTGGTGACGAGCGGATACTCGTCATCCGGTGGCAGCATCGCTCGACTGGGGGTGCTCGGACCCACACGGATGGACTATTCCAACAACATGGCCGCCGTGCGCGCCGTCGCGAGGTATCTCTCACGCCTCCTCGACGAGGACTAAGTCTCAGACATCAGGGCAGAACTAACGAAGAACAGGACACTGTGGCAGACCACTACGAGGTGCTCGGCGTTGATCGCACTGCGAGCGCGGAGGAGATCAAGAAGGCCTACCGACGGCTCGCGCGGGAGCTTCACCCGGACGTGAACCCGAGTGCCGAGGCATCCGAACGCTTCAAGCAGGTGACGCACGCCTATGACGTGCTGAGCGATCCGCAAGAGCGGCAGCAGTATGACCTCGGACCGCAGGCAGGTTTCGGCGGTGCGGGTTTTGGTGGCTTCGGCGACATCTTCGAGACCTTCTTCGGTGCGAGCCAGCGCTCGACTGGTCCTCGTTCCCGTCGTGAACGGGGCCAGGACGGTCTCGTGCGCGTCGAGGTGGACCTCGACGAGGTCATTTTCGGCACAACTCGCGATCTGGAGATCAACACCGCGATTCTCTGCTCCACGTGCGACGGTAGTTGTTGTGCCCCGGGTACCTCACCCGTGCGCTGCGACATCTGTGGCGGCAGTGGTCAGATCCAGCGCACGATGCGCAGTCTTCTCGGCAACGTTGTGACGTCGAACCCGTGTGGCACGTGCCGCGGCTACGGCACGATCATCCCTGAGCCCTGCCCGACGTGTGCAGGCCAGGGCCGCGTGCGTGCGGCCCGCTCGATCCCCGTGGACATTCCTGCTGGCGTCGATACCGGCCTCCGTCTGCACATGCCCGGCCAGGGCGAGGTCGGACCGGCGGGTGGCCCGGCCGGCGATCTTTATCTCGAGATCAAGGTTCGCCACCACGACACGTTCAGCCGTCAGGGCGACGACCTTCTCGCAACGATCGAGGTGCAGATGACGGATGCGATCCTCGGTGCCAGCACGACTCTCAAGGGTCTCGACGGCGACATCGAGGTGGACATCCGGCCCGGCACCCAGAGCGCGGACATCATCACGGTGAAGGACCGCGGCGTGACGAGCCTGCGCGGTGGTGGGCGCGGCGACCTCAAGATCGGTGTTCAGGTTGTGACCCCGACCAAGCTAAGCGGCAAGGAGCAGGATCTGATCCGGCAGTTCGCCACGTCTCGCAAGCAGGCTGCACCCGGTTTCGCGCATTTCCAGCAGGGGCTTTTCGCCAAGTTGCGGGATCGGTTCCTCGGGCTCTGACGTGGCTCACTTTTATCTGGACGAGCAGCTGGAGCGGGCATCCGTCGGCGATCGTGTGACGTTGTCCGGTGCTGAGGCCCGGCACGCGGTGACCGTCAGCCGTATCGCCGTGGGTGAGACGGTCACGATCGGCAACGGTTCCGGGCTCGTTGTGTCGGGTCCCGCCGTTGTCGCGGACCACACCGACCTCACCATCGAGGTGGTCGACGCGGTCCAGCACGATGCTCGCT
This genomic window from Antiquaquibacter oligotrophicus contains:
- a CDS encoding DUF4870 domain-containing protein, which codes for MTQTPPPAAPTPAAPLTPAEDKQWASFAHLGGILGFLPALIIWLVFKDRGPVTNVEAKEALNFQITILFAYVVGAILSIILIGTLISLAAWVVSIIFSIIAFTKVNAGGSYRYPFAIRLIK
- the hrcA gene encoding heat-inducible transcriptional repressor HrcA, translating into MVSERGLEVLRVIVQDYVASREPVGSKSIVDRHSFGVSAATIRNDMALLEDEELISAPHTSSGRVPTDKGYRVFVDQLADVRPLTSAQRHAIETFLGQSADLDDVLARTVRLLSQLTNQVALVQYPSLATSRIRHIEIVQLTPSRVMSVLITDSGRVEQRLLDLSAPMPEDDLVGLRSRLNSVLVGLALPDAAAKLSALAEDYPADRRTLVSEVTTSLVEQVLANRQDKLVMAGAANLARTEQDFTGSIYPVLEAIEEQVTLLRLFGEMEVDAGGVSARIGRENEGFGLAETSVVTSGYSSSGGSIARLGVLGPTRMDYSNNMAAVRAVARYLSRLLDED
- the hemW gene encoding radical SAM family heme chaperone HemW, which translates into the protein MPGALPLGEPAPRDGSLPESVAVGSDARQFGVYVHVPFCRVRCGYCDFNTYTGEELRGARREDYASEALAEMHLAAGVLERAGVARRTASTVFFGGGTPTLLPAHDLVRMLDGVRQEWGIDDAAEVTTEANPDSVDLAYLEQLAAGGFTRVSFGMQSAVPHVLETLDRTHDPDRIPLVVQWARQAGLDVSLDLIYGTPGESIDDWRTSLESALAQRPDHLSAYALIIEDGTKLAAQIRRGVVASPDDDLQADMYELADAMLGAAGYAWYEVSNWSAGPGHESRHNLAYWQGQDWWGVGPGSHSHVGGVRWWNVKHPAAYADRIAAGESPAAGREVLDGETRYLEDVLLASRIRDGLSIDRLESSSRAAVAGLIADGLIDGAAAIAGRITLTLAGRLLADAVVRRLTQ
- a CDS encoding DUF4870 domain-containing protein, with protein sequence MSDITPPPPPANPYQTVQPLSPSDEKLWATLIHIGGILFGFLPALIGYLLLKDRGPFIREHTATALNFQITIVIAYVAGWVLSLILVGLLLLLAAWIATIVFGIIAAIAANQGRPYVYPLAIKFVS
- the dnaJ gene encoding molecular chaperone DnaJ; amino-acid sequence: MADHYEVLGVDRTASAEEIKKAYRRLARELHPDVNPSAEASERFKQVTHAYDVLSDPQERQQYDLGPQAGFGGAGFGGFGDIFETFFGASQRSTGPRSRRERGQDGLVRVEVDLDEVIFGTTRDLEINTAILCSTCDGSCCAPGTSPVRCDICGGSGQIQRTMRSLLGNVVTSNPCGTCRGYGTIIPEPCPTCAGQGRVRAARSIPVDIPAGVDTGLRLHMPGQGEVGPAGGPAGDLYLEIKVRHHDTFSRQGDDLLATIEVQMTDAILGASTTLKGLDGDIEVDIRPGTQSADIITVKDRGVTSLRGGGRGDLKIGVQVVTPTKLSGKEQDLIRQFATSRKQAAPGFAHFQQGLFAKLRDRFLGL
- a CDS encoding nitroreductase family deazaflavin-dependent oxidoreductase, which translates into the protein MNRTVRAMTAALMRSPVRHVLRPVITPVDRALFRVSGGRWKLSAPMIPSLVLFVTGAKSGIRREIPLMCFPQHDGSWFIAGSNFGSERHPAWSTNLIANPDAEVHYRRSLQPVRARLLSAQEREAVWPELEVQWPHYRDYEKTAHRDIRIFHLEPR